The Porites lutea chromosome 4, jaPorLute2.1, whole genome shotgun sequence genome contains a region encoding:
- the LOC140932976 gene encoding T-complex protein 1 subunit beta-like isoform X2 has translation MVSLNPVQILNQGAEEERAETARLSSFVGAIAIGDLIKSTLGPKGMDKILQSFSKNEEIQVTNDGATILKSIGVDNPAAKILVELSKVQDNEVGDGTTSVTVLACELLREAEKLVSCKVHPQIIVSGWRKAVQVAQQALEAAAVDHSSDEEKFKEDLLNIARTTLSSKILMQHRDHFANLAVEAVLRLKGSGNLDAIQIIKKLGGNLVDSYLDEGFLLDKKIGVNQPKKMENAKILIANTAMDADKIKVFGSRVRVESTAKVAELELAEKQKMKEKVEMILKHDITCFINRQLIYNYPEQLFADAGVMAIEHADFEGVERLALVLGGEIVSTFGHPELVKLGECKVIEEVMIGEDKLLHFSGCKLNEACTIVIRGATQQILDEADRSLHDALCVLTQTVKETRTVCGGGASEMLMANAVSQLAAKTPGKEAAAMEAFAAALRQLPTIIADNAGYDSADLVAKLRAAHTEGKKTYGLDMTNGRIGDMCEMGVTESYQVKKQVLTSAAEAAEMIVRVDNIVKAAPRRQEGRMR, from the exons atg GTTTCATTGAACCCAGTTCAGATTCTAAACCAGGGTGCAGAAGAGGAGAGAGCTGAAACTGCTCGTCTT TCATCATTTGTTGGTGCTATTGCTATAGGAGATCTTATAAAAAGCACTCTTGGTCCCAAGGGAATG GACAAAATTCTCCAGTCTTTTAGCAAGAATGAAGAAATTCAAGTCACGAATGATGGAGCAACAATTCTAAAATCTATTGGAGTGGATAATCCAGCTGCAAAAATTCTTGTTG AGCTGTCGAAAGTGCAAGATAATGAAGTTGGTGATGGTACAACAAGTGTCACAGTCTTGGCTTGTGAATTACTCAGG gaGGCTGAGAAGCTAGTGTCATGCAAAGTCCACCCACAGATTATTGTGTCTGGTTGGAGGAAGGCTGTGCAAGTTGCACAACAAGCACTGGAGGCTGCAGCAGTTGACCATAGCAGCGACGAAGAGAAGTTTAAGGAAGACTTGTTGAACATCGCAAGAACTACCCTCAGCTCTAAGATTTTGATGCAGCACAGAGATCATTTTGCCAATCTTGCTGTTGAAGCAGTTTTGAGGCTTAAG GGCAGTGGCAACTTAGATGCTATTCAGATCATCAAGAAACTTGGTGGAAACCTTGTTGACTCTTACCTGGATGAAG GATTTTTACTGGACAAGAAAATTGGTGTAAACCAAccaaaaaagatggaaaatgcAAAGATTCTTATTGCAAATACAGCTATGGATGCAGATAAAATCAAG GTATTTGGTTCCAGAGTTCGGGTTGAATCAACTGCAAAGGTAGCTGAATTAGAGCTTGCTGAAAAG CAAAAGATGAAAGAAAAGGTGGAAATGATTCTTAAACATGATATTACTTGTTTTATCAATAG GCAACTTATCTATAATTATCCTGAACAGTTATTTGCTGATGCTGGAGTTATGGCTATTGAACATGCTGACTTTGAAGGTGTTGAGAGATTAGCCCTTGTGTTAG GTGGTGAAATTGTATCAACATTTGGCCATCCTGAGTTAGTGAAACTTGGGGAGTGTAAAGTAATCGAGGAAGTTATGATAGGAGAGGACAAG TTGCTGCATTTCTCTGGATGTAAGCTTAATGAAGCATGTACTATAGTGATCAGAGGTGCTACTCAGCAGATTCTTGATGAAGCAGATCGATCTTTGCATGATGCATTGTGTGTCCTAACACAGACAGTCAAGGAAACAAGAACAGTGTGTGGAGGAG GTGCGTCCGAAATGTTAATGGCTAATGCAGTTTCCCAGCTTGCTGCAAAGACTCCTGGAAAAGAAGCAGCAGCTATGGAAGCTTTTGCAGCCGCACTTAGACAG CTTCCAACCATTATTGCCGATAACGCAGGTTATGACAGCGCTGATTTAGTGGCCAAACTTCGAGCAGCGCATACAGAAGGAAAGAAAACCTATGGACTAG ATATGACCAACGGTCGCATTGGAGACATGTGTGAGATGGGTGTGACCGAGTCTTACCAAGTCAAGAAGCAAGTGCTTACGTCAGCAGCAGAGGCGGCTGAGATGATCGTCAGAGTTGATAACATTGTCAAGGCAGCCCCGAG ACGGCAGGAAGGCAGAATGCGATAA
- the LOC140932976 gene encoding T-complex protein 1 subunit beta-like isoform X1 produces MVSLNPVQILNQGAEEERAETARLSSFVGAIAIGDLIKSTLGPKGMDKILQSFSKNEEIQVTNDGATILKSIGVDNPAAKILVELSKVQDNEVGDGTTSVTVLACELLREAEKLVSCKVHPQIIVSGWRKAVQVAQQALEAAAVDHSSDEEKFKEDLLNIARTTLSSKILMQHRDHFANLAVEAVLRLKGSGNLDAIQIIKKLGGNLVDSYLDEGFLLDKKIGVNQPKKMENAKILIANTAMDADKIKVFGSRVRVESTAKVAELELAEKQKMKEKVEMILKHDITCFINRQLIYNYPEQLFADAGVMAIEHADFEGVERLALVLGGEIVSTFGHPELVKLGECKVIEEVMIGEDKLLHFSGCKLNEACTIVIRGATQQILDEADRSLHDALCVLTQTVKETRTVCGGGASEMLMANAVSQLAAKTPGKEAAAMEAFAAALRQLPTIIADNAGYDSADLVAKLRAAHTEGKKTYGLDMTNGRIGDMCEMGVTESYQVKKQVLTSAAEAAEMIVRVDNIVKAAPRPRRDDRCHP; encoded by the exons atg GTTTCATTGAACCCAGTTCAGATTCTAAACCAGGGTGCAGAAGAGGAGAGAGCTGAAACTGCTCGTCTT TCATCATTTGTTGGTGCTATTGCTATAGGAGATCTTATAAAAAGCACTCTTGGTCCCAAGGGAATG GACAAAATTCTCCAGTCTTTTAGCAAGAATGAAGAAATTCAAGTCACGAATGATGGAGCAACAATTCTAAAATCTATTGGAGTGGATAATCCAGCTGCAAAAATTCTTGTTG AGCTGTCGAAAGTGCAAGATAATGAAGTTGGTGATGGTACAACAAGTGTCACAGTCTTGGCTTGTGAATTACTCAGG gaGGCTGAGAAGCTAGTGTCATGCAAAGTCCACCCACAGATTATTGTGTCTGGTTGGAGGAAGGCTGTGCAAGTTGCACAACAAGCACTGGAGGCTGCAGCAGTTGACCATAGCAGCGACGAAGAGAAGTTTAAGGAAGACTTGTTGAACATCGCAAGAACTACCCTCAGCTCTAAGATTTTGATGCAGCACAGAGATCATTTTGCCAATCTTGCTGTTGAAGCAGTTTTGAGGCTTAAG GGCAGTGGCAACTTAGATGCTATTCAGATCATCAAGAAACTTGGTGGAAACCTTGTTGACTCTTACCTGGATGAAG GATTTTTACTGGACAAGAAAATTGGTGTAAACCAAccaaaaaagatggaaaatgcAAAGATTCTTATTGCAAATACAGCTATGGATGCAGATAAAATCAAG GTATTTGGTTCCAGAGTTCGGGTTGAATCAACTGCAAAGGTAGCTGAATTAGAGCTTGCTGAAAAG CAAAAGATGAAAGAAAAGGTGGAAATGATTCTTAAACATGATATTACTTGTTTTATCAATAG GCAACTTATCTATAATTATCCTGAACAGTTATTTGCTGATGCTGGAGTTATGGCTATTGAACATGCTGACTTTGAAGGTGTTGAGAGATTAGCCCTTGTGTTAG GTGGTGAAATTGTATCAACATTTGGCCATCCTGAGTTAGTGAAACTTGGGGAGTGTAAAGTAATCGAGGAAGTTATGATAGGAGAGGACAAG TTGCTGCATTTCTCTGGATGTAAGCTTAATGAAGCATGTACTATAGTGATCAGAGGTGCTACTCAGCAGATTCTTGATGAAGCAGATCGATCTTTGCATGATGCATTGTGTGTCCTAACACAGACAGTCAAGGAAACAAGAACAGTGTGTGGAGGAG GTGCGTCCGAAATGTTAATGGCTAATGCAGTTTCCCAGCTTGCTGCAAAGACTCCTGGAAAAGAAGCAGCAGCTATGGAAGCTTTTGCAGCCGCACTTAGACAG CTTCCAACCATTATTGCCGATAACGCAGGTTATGACAGCGCTGATTTAGTGGCCAAACTTCGAGCAGCGCATACAGAAGGAAAGAAAACCTATGGACTAG ATATGACCAACGGTCGCATTGGAGACATGTGTGAGATGGGTGTGACCGAGTCTTACCAAGTCAAGAAGCAAGTGCTTACGTCAGCAGCAGAGGCGGCTGAGATGATCGTCAGAGTTGATAACATTGTCAAGGCAGCCCCGAG GCCAAGGCGAGATGATCGTTGCCACCCATAG